In Canis lupus dingo isolate Sandy chromosome 1, ASM325472v2, whole genome shotgun sequence, a single genomic region encodes these proteins:
- the LOC112643785 gene encoding proteasome maturation protein-like — MDARGLGSQLKDSIPVTELSASGPFEQHDLLGKGLPGVKNVLFLPSHPLELSEKNFQLNQDKMNFSTLRNIQGLFAPLNLQMEFKAVRQVQHLPFLPSSNLSLDILRGNDETIGFEDILNDPSQSELMGEPHLMVEYKLGLL; from the coding sequence ATGGATGCCAGAGGACTTGGATCTCAGCTGAAGGACAGTATTCCAGTTACTGAACTTTCAGCAAGTGGACCTTTTGAACAGCATGATCTTCTAGGAAAAGGTCTCCCTGGTgtgaaaaatgtactttttttgcCCAGTCATCCTCttgaattatcagaaaaaaatttccagctcaaccaagataaaatgaatttttctacaCTAAGAAACATCCAGGGTCTGTTCGCTCCACTAAATTTACAAATGGAATTCAAGGCAGTGCGACAGGTTCAgcatcttccatttcttccaagCTCAAACCTTTCATTGGATATTTTAAGGGGTAATGATGAGACTATTGGATTTGAAGATATTCTTAATGACCCGTCACAAAGTGAACTAATGGGAGAACCACACTTGATGGTGGAATATAAACTCGGTTTACTGTAA